From a single Pseudophryne corroboree isolate aPseCor3 chromosome 6, aPseCor3.hap2, whole genome shotgun sequence genomic region:
- the LOC134934257 gene encoding gastrula zinc finger protein XlCGF71.1-like, with protein MSLTGEKPHLCSECDKSFTYKSELLRHQSIHTGERPFTCSECSKCFSRKSHLVTHQRSHTGEKPFTCSECSKCFTHKSCLDIHQRSHTGENLFKCSECSKCFPRKSRLVTHQRSHTGEKPFACSECSKCYTIKSCLDINQRSHTGEKPFACSECSKCYTIKSCLVIHQRSHTGDKPYKCSECSKCFSRKSHLVIHQRSHTGEKPYKCSECSQCLCSKEGLVKHQRSHTGEKPYKCSECRKCFSRKSHLVTHQRSHTGERPFQCSE; from the coding sequence ATGAGTCTCACtggagagaaaccacatctgtgctctgagtgtgacaaaagctttacatataaatcagagcttCTCAGACATCAGAGtattcacacaggagagagaccattcacatgttctgaatgcagcaagtgtttttcccgaaagtcacatcttgttacacatcagaggagccacacaggagagaagccatttacatgttctgaatgcagcaagtgttttacccATAAGTCATGTCTtgatatacatcagaggagtcacacaggagagaatctatttaaatgctctgaatgcagcaagtgttttcccCGAAAGTcacgtcttgttacacatcagaggagtcacacgggagagaagccatttgcatgctctgaatgtagcaaatgtTATACCATTAAGTCATGTCTTGATAttaatcagaggagtcacacaggagagaagccatttgcATGCTCTGAATGTAGTAAATGTTATACCATTAAGTcatgtcttgttatacatcagagaagtcacacaggagataaaccatataaatgctctgaatgcagcaagtgtttttcccgaaagtcacatcttgttatacatcagaggagccacacaggagagaaaccatataaatgctctgaatgtagccAGTGTTTATGTAGCAAGGAaggtcttgttaaacatcagaggagtcacacaggagagaaaccatataaatgctctgaatgtaggaagtgtttttcccgaaagtcacatcttgttacacatcagaggagtcacacaggagagagaccatttcaatgctctgaatAG